A genomic stretch from Effusibacillus pohliae DSM 22757 includes:
- a CDS encoding thiolase family protein, with translation MKDVVIVSACRTAIGKYGGTLTPVNPEDLADVVIRETIKRAQIPKESVEMVILGHVRSTSRANNIARVAALKSGLPISTPAYTVNMLCGSGMQAISLGMKEIVTGTADIVVAGGTENMSQSIFYLRNIRNSDLPPELVDANLEGGPGSQPMEIYGKDLGMGQTAENVAEKYGISREDQDHFAYESQKKAAKAIADGRLREEIVPVDVKQKKETIRFEVDEFPRPDTTVEKLAMLRPAFRPNGTVTAGNSCGRNDGAAAVVLMSADKAKQLGIAPLARIVTFAAAGVEPEYMGIGPVPATLKVLQRSGLTLQDIDLVELNEAFAAQSVACIRELGLDPTKVNVNGGAIALGHPLGCTGTRLVVTLAYEMKRRGTRYGLATQCVGGGQGVAMLIENLA, from the coding sequence ATGAAAGACGTAGTGATTGTAAGCGCTTGCCGCACGGCAATCGGAAAATATGGCGGTACCCTGACGCCAGTCAATCCGGAGGACCTGGCGGATGTCGTCATACGGGAAACGATCAAACGGGCGCAGATACCGAAAGAGTCGGTGGAAATGGTGATTTTGGGCCATGTTCGCTCGACCAGCCGGGCGAACAATATTGCACGGGTTGCAGCGCTGAAGTCGGGGTTGCCGATCTCCACTCCGGCTTATACCGTCAACATGCTGTGCGGTTCTGGCATGCAGGCGATCAGCCTGGGAATGAAGGAGATCGTGACGGGGACGGCCGATATCGTGGTCGCGGGCGGCACGGAAAATATGAGCCAGTCGATTTTCTACCTGCGCAATATTCGCAACTCCGATCTGCCGCCGGAATTGGTCGACGCAAACTTGGAAGGCGGGCCGGGGTCGCAGCCGATGGAGATATACGGAAAGGATCTGGGAATGGGCCAAACGGCGGAAAACGTCGCGGAAAAATACGGCATCAGTCGGGAAGATCAGGACCATTTTGCCTACGAGAGCCAGAAAAAAGCGGCAAAGGCGATTGCGGACGGCAGGTTACGGGAAGAAATCGTTCCGGTTGATGTGAAGCAGAAAAAAGAAACGATCCGGTTTGAGGTGGACGAATTTCCCCGGCCTGACACGACGGTCGAAAAATTGGCCATGCTGCGGCCCGCCTTCCGGCCGAATGGAACGGTCACTGCCGGGAATTCCTGCGGGCGTAACGACGGGGCGGCTGCGGTCGTACTGATGTCGGCCGACAAGGCCAAGCAACTGGGGATTGCTCCGTTGGCGCGGATCGTTACGTTTGCTGCCGCCGGTGTCGAACCGGAATATATGGGGATCGGGCCGGTTCCCGCCACCCTAAAGGTTTTGCAACGGTCCGGACTGACGCTGCAGGACATTGACCTTGTGGAACTGAACGAAGCTTTCGCCGCCCAGTCGGTCGCATGCATCCGGGAATTGGGACTTGATCCGACAAAAGTCAACGTCAACGGCGGAGCGATCGCGTTGGGACATCCGCTCGGATGCACGGGCACACGGCTTGTCGTGACGTTGGCGTATGAGATGAAACGCCGCGGCACACGGTACGGTTTGGCAACCCAATGTGTAGGCGGCGGACAGGGCGTTGCCATGCTCATCGAAAATCTTGCCTAA